A genomic stretch from Pararhizobium sp. IMCC21322 includes:
- a CDS encoding putative 2-aminoethylphosphonate ABC transporter permease subunit, whose translation MTDVSHASLPAGKNVKPKLGVDDWIMRGFIAMIAVYLVIALALPLYSMLSKAFATYQFNLTQFEFQVSDDTGNFDGTIFTAQSLNEETGTYGPDDLAAGSNGRLNVTAWFPDFSFRSPVRYKIRGTTDSAVYLFGSERRSGIDWNEFDSNQFRKVVLRPEADNGLSNFIRYFSTPSLVRSISNSLLISAISTVITVSLAFGFAYSLARSRMRFKGVFRLIAMAPILVPSLLPGIALVYLFGNQGMLKSFMMGESIYGPYGIIIGSVFFTFPHAMLIITTALAISDARLYEAAVTLRASSWRTFWTVTIPSARYGLISAAFVVFNLVITDFGLPKVIGGQFNMLAVDIYKQVIGQQNFEMGAVVSVVLLIPAMFAFAIDRIIQRKQVASLSARSVVYQPKVSPRFDWMCFAYCSAIAIFIAGILLVCQYAALVKFWPYDLSLSLKNYAFDLMDGGGWSAYKNSIKLALLTAFFGTIVVFIGAYMVEKTQGFKTGRTLFQFLAMLPMAIPGMVLGLAYIFFFNNPDNPLHVIYATMTILVLCTVTHFYTVSHLTAATALKQMDNEFEAVSSSLKQPFYKLFARVSVPVCLPAILDISIYLFVNAMTTVSAVVFLYSSGTALASVAVLNMDDAGDVAPAAAMGMMILYTNVAARTIHALVSKGLLARTQTWRYR comes from the coding sequence ATGACCGACGTGTCTCACGCATCGCTGCCGGCGGGCAAAAATGTCAAGCCCAAGCTCGGCGTTGATGATTGGATCATGCGTGGTTTTATCGCTATGATTGCCGTCTATTTGGTCATCGCTCTGGCCCTACCGCTCTATTCCATGTTGTCGAAAGCTTTCGCCACCTATCAATTTAATCTGACACAATTTGAGTTTCAGGTCAGCGACGATACCGGAAATTTCGACGGTACAATATTCACCGCGCAATCGCTGAATGAGGAAACGGGCACGTATGGACCAGATGATCTGGCTGCTGGATCAAACGGCCGTCTGAATGTCACGGCCTGGTTTCCAGACTTTTCTTTCCGAAGCCCTGTTCGCTACAAGATACGCGGAACCACTGATAGTGCTGTTTATCTGTTCGGATCAGAGCGCCGCAGCGGAATTGATTGGAACGAGTTTGATTCCAATCAATTCCGTAAAGTTGTGTTGCGACCTGAGGCAGATAATGGCCTGAGCAATTTCATACGCTATTTTTCCACGCCATCTCTGGTACGTTCGATAAGCAACTCACTGCTGATTTCCGCCATAAGCACGGTGATTACCGTATCGCTGGCTTTTGGGTTCGCCTATTCGCTTGCCAGAAGCCGAATGCGCTTCAAGGGTGTTTTTAGGTTAATCGCGATGGCGCCAATTTTGGTGCCTTCGCTCTTGCCCGGCATCGCACTGGTCTATCTGTTCGGAAATCAAGGCATGCTGAAATCATTTATGATGGGCGAGTCGATCTATGGCCCTTACGGCATTATCATTGGGTCAGTCTTCTTCACATTTCCCCATGCCATGCTGATCATCACCACCGCTTTGGCAATTTCGGACGCGCGTCTTTACGAGGCCGCAGTTACTCTTAGGGCCAGCAGCTGGCGGACGTTCTGGACCGTGACCATCCCCAGCGCACGGTATGGTTTGATTTCCGCAGCATTTGTTGTGTTCAATCTGGTCATCACCGATTTCGGTCTGCCCAAAGTTATCGGTGGGCAATTCAACATGCTGGCTGTGGACATCTACAAACAGGTGATTGGCCAGCAAAATTTTGAAATGGGTGCCGTTGTTTCAGTGGTACTGCTCATTCCGGCGATGTTTGCATTTGCAATCGATCGGATTATCCAGCGTAAGCAGGTTGCCTCCCTGTCAGCCCGTTCTGTCGTTTACCAACCCAAAGTCAGTCCCCGTTTTGACTGGATGTGCTTCGCATATTGTTCTGCAATTGCGATTTTTATCGCCGGTATTCTGCTCGTCTGCCAGTATGCGGCACTGGTCAAATTCTGGCCCTATGATCTGAGCCTCAGCCTGAAGAATTACGCCTTCGATCTGATGGATGGCGGCGGTTGGAGCGCCTATAAGAATTCCATCAAGCTGGCGCTACTGACCGCTTTTTTCGGTACCATCGTGGTGTTTATCGGCGCTTACATGGTTGAAAAAACGCAAGGCTTCAAAACCGGACGCACATTGTTCCAGTTTTTGGCTATGCTGCCGATGGCAATTCCCGGGATGGTTTTGGGCTTGGCCTACATTTTCTTTTTCAACAATCCTGACAATCCGCTTCACGTTATCTACGCGACAATGACCATTCTCGTTCTTTGTACCGTCACTCACTTTTACACAGTGTCACACCTGACGGCTGCAACAGCACTCAAGCAAATGGACAATGAATTTGAGGCAGTTTCGTCATCGCTCAAACAGCCATTCTATAAATTATTTGCCAGAGTAAGTGTTCCGGTTTGTTTGCCGGCCATCCTGGACATATCGATTTATCTTTTTGTGAACGCCATGACGACGGTTTCGGCTGTGGTGTTCCTTTATTCATCAGGGACGGCGCTCGCCTCCGTCGCGGTATTGAACATGGATGATGCGGGTGATGTCGCCCCCGCAGCCGCGATGGGCATGATGATTCTCTATACAAATGTGGCTGCGCGAACGATCCACGCATTGGTGTCAAAAGGACTGCTCGCGCGAACCCAAACATGGCGATATCGATGA
- a CDS encoding HAD family hydrolase: MGSSKIKAVLFDKDGTLLKYNETWVPINMKAARLAARGDEIIALHLLVSTGFDPKSGAVQAGSLLGAGSTEEIAEIWSQNGALFLKTELISMLDSEFSKAMQNAVPVNGLVQIISQLRQRGYQLGVASSDSENAIRVFLQQMGLASHFSFVSGYDSGFGHKPDTGMFDAFCRTIELSPERVAMIGDNPQDLQMARTGKAGMSIGVLSGNGTHADLSPLADMILNDISQLGNVFSSSCH, encoded by the coding sequence ATGGGTTCTTCAAAGATAAAAGCTGTGCTTTTTGACAAGGACGGTACTCTTCTCAAATACAACGAGACTTGGGTACCTATAAATATGAAAGCAGCGCGGCTGGCAGCACGGGGCGATGAAATTATTGCTCTCCATCTTCTGGTCTCGACCGGTTTCGATCCAAAGTCCGGTGCGGTTCAGGCTGGTAGTCTTCTTGGCGCCGGAAGTACCGAAGAAATTGCAGAGATCTGGAGTCAAAATGGCGCTCTGTTTTTAAAGACTGAACTCATCAGCATGTTGGATTCAGAGTTTTCAAAAGCTATGCAGAATGCAGTGCCGGTTAACGGCTTGGTCCAGATCATAAGTCAACTGCGTCAACGCGGATATCAGTTAGGCGTTGCCAGCAGCGACAGTGAGAATGCCATTCGGGTATTTCTCCAGCAGATGGGGCTGGCGAGCCATTTCAGTTTTGTTTCAGGGTATGATTCCGGTTTCGGCCACAAGCCTGATACGGGCATGTTCGATGCCTTTTGCAGAACTATAGAATTAAGCCCGGAGCGGGTTGCGATGATCGGCGATAATCCTCAAGATCTGCAAATGGCCAGGACGGGGAAGGCAGGAATGAGCATTGGCGTGTTGAGTGGCAATGGCACTCATGCGGATTTAAGCCCTCTTGCTGATATGATCCTGAACGATATTTCCCAACTCGGCAATGTTTTCTCGTCCTCGTGTCATTGA
- a CDS encoding dihydrodipicolinate synthase family protein, with product MTSMIKINGVVPVMLTPFSSENFVDEASLDRLIDWYLAQDCGALFAVCQSSEMQKLALKERLSLAKFVVKKTAGRIPIVASGHIGTLIEDQCTELAAMCETGIDALVLVTNRLAENNEGLPVFRQNLQKIMSSIPSDMPLGLYECPAPFRRLISDDELKFCLDTGRFVVLKDVSCDLEIVERRLEIVKGSEFSIINANAAIAFDAMRAGSKGFAGVFTNFHPDLYAWLYKNMNSDAPLVRDLVNFLALSACAEPMGYPGLAKIYHQKIGTFGTIRSRVIGDDIREKHWAIDAIVDHIHSGAEIFRRRIAEHAVHGRVTY from the coding sequence ATGACAAGTATGATAAAAATTAATGGCGTTGTGCCGGTCATGCTGACTCCGTTTTCCAGCGAGAACTTCGTTGACGAGGCCAGCCTGGACAGATTAATCGATTGGTATTTGGCACAGGACTGCGGGGCCCTGTTTGCTGTTTGCCAATCGAGCGAGATGCAGAAACTTGCACTGAAAGAACGGCTCAGCCTGGCAAAATTTGTCGTCAAAAAAACCGCCGGTCGGATACCTATTGTTGCATCGGGACATATTGGAACTCTTATTGAAGACCAATGCACCGAATTGGCCGCCATGTGCGAAACGGGTATTGATGCACTGGTACTGGTAACAAACAGGCTGGCGGAGAACAATGAAGGTCTGCCGGTGTTCCGTCAAAACCTTCAAAAGATCATGAGTTCAATTCCATCGGACATGCCGCTTGGCCTTTATGAATGCCCAGCTCCCTTTCGACGGCTCATAAGTGATGATGAATTGAAATTTTGTCTGGATACCGGTCGGTTTGTGGTTCTGAAAGATGTTTCGTGCGACCTGGAAATCGTTGAGCGACGTTTGGAAATTGTAAAGGGCAGTGAATTTTCGATCATCAATGCCAATGCCGCCATCGCCTTCGACGCCATGCGGGCAGGTTCAAAGGGCTTTGCCGGCGTCTTCACAAACTTTCATCCAGACCTCTACGCTTGGCTTTATAAAAATATGAATTCTGACGCACCTCTGGTCAGAGATTTGGTGAATTTCCTAGCTCTCTCAGCCTGCGCTGAACCCATGGGGTATCCCGGATTGGCGAAGATTTATCATCAAAAGATTGGCACGTTTGGGACGATCCGTTCACGCGTAATTGGAGACGATATTCGTGAGAAACATTGGGCAATTGATGCGATAGTGGACCATATACACTCGGGTGCGGAGATATTCCGCCGCCGAATTGCGGAGCATGCGGTGCATGGACGCGTCACGTATTAA
- a CDS encoding VCBS repeat-containing protein, which yields MSVKRWEDDAIVWDGPHYADEAIAYDDSVEVGFLSGRIITCVDVVDWYGSGSKDVLLSSWDPCYDGQVYLRRQIDTKSDGTPVLGPEELVEGIRGYVTSFSDGDTFHLVSASRLRKTINVYINTGDAGHPKFGEPIILELDADWVKGNEFYHCARFADIDGDGQLELIVGTDCWDDYWPNGLEWSDPGYKAYDAADRWLGGPLRGFLYAFKNTGTPTNPVLSKGKPVFSGETPMQVYGQLALAFGDFTKSGNCDVVCGEFWNILHIGKSDGSGRYQELELIQGADAQPIELDHCIHFPCAVDWNNDGNLDLLVGSEDGYVSFLKNTGVLRNGQPVFEKMGRIETTKPIIHASVLPSPAAFQQPGRDRPDLVVGNCSGELLFYQSSGSASNPTLLREINITSGGEPICVSAGLTGSIQGPSEKMFGYTCPVVCDWTDNGFPDVLMSDVTGHHTLFENKTGAYPPALEAAQFLHFEGRPLKTVWRVKPSVVDWLGNGQQHYITLDEKGFLSDYKRHSKTELHQKTHLKWENGERMSFTQDVGGGQGRVKFCICDWTGNGVFDIVVGTHCKASIPPGPKGQPRHTTKQAGIFLLENTGSNAVPVFAQPRAFTFRGEVIQMAMHVASPEVVDWTGAGAPGLVVGVEDGSLVWLDRQQLGLAEDLN from the coding sequence TTGAGCGTAAAACGATGGGAAGATGATGCAATCGTCTGGGATGGACCGCACTATGCGGATGAGGCCATTGCTTACGATGACAGTGTCGAAGTTGGCTTCCTGTCCGGTCGCATCATAACCTGTGTTGATGTCGTCGATTGGTATGGTTCTGGTTCTAAGGATGTTCTGTTATCCAGTTGGGACCCTTGTTATGACGGTCAGGTCTACCTTCGGCGTCAGATTGACACAAAGTCAGATGGAACGCCTGTTTTAGGACCAGAGGAACTGGTTGAGGGTATCCGCGGCTATGTGACCTCCTTCTCTGATGGTGACACCTTTCATCTCGTATCTGCATCAAGGCTGCGCAAAACCATTAACGTATACATAAATACGGGCGATGCAGGGCACCCTAAATTCGGCGAACCGATTATTCTGGAATTGGATGCCGACTGGGTAAAGGGAAATGAATTTTACCATTGCGCACGCTTTGCAGATATCGACGGAGATGGGCAGCTTGAACTGATAGTTGGGACGGATTGTTGGGACGATTATTGGCCAAATGGGCTGGAATGGAGCGATCCGGGCTACAAGGCTTACGATGCCGCCGATCGTTGGCTGGGAGGTCCGTTACGCGGTTTTCTCTATGCTTTCAAAAACACCGGCACGCCTACCAATCCAGTCTTGTCAAAGGGTAAGCCTGTTTTTTCCGGCGAAACTCCCATGCAGGTCTACGGACAGTTAGCCCTCGCATTTGGCGACTTTACCAAAAGTGGTAACTGCGATGTTGTGTGCGGCGAGTTCTGGAATATTCTGCATATTGGCAAATCGGACGGCTCAGGCAGATATCAGGAGCTTGAGCTCATTCAAGGGGCAGATGCGCAACCGATTGAGCTTGATCATTGTATTCACTTTCCGTGCGCAGTTGACTGGAATAATGACGGCAATCTGGATTTACTTGTCGGATCGGAAGATGGATATGTCAGCTTCCTGAAAAATACAGGTGTGCTCAGAAACGGCCAACCCGTCTTTGAAAAGATGGGCCGCATTGAAACCACAAAGCCCATTATCCACGCAAGCGTGCTTCCATCACCGGCTGCGTTCCAGCAACCCGGACGTGACCGACCCGATCTGGTCGTTGGAAATTGTTCCGGCGAACTGCTGTTCTATCAGTCGTCCGGATCCGCCTCAAACCCCACATTACTGCGTGAAATCAACATAACGTCTGGCGGCGAACCTATCTGTGTGAGTGCCGGACTCACTGGTTCGATTCAGGGACCTTCCGAGAAAATGTTTGGCTATACCTGTCCTGTTGTATGTGACTGGACAGACAATGGTTTTCCAGACGTGCTGATGAGTGATGTGACGGGACACCATACTTTGTTTGAGAACAAAACCGGCGCTTACCCTCCGGCTCTGGAAGCGGCGCAATTTCTGCATTTTGAAGGCCGCCCGCTTAAGACAGTTTGGCGGGTCAAGCCTAGCGTGGTGGATTGGCTCGGAAACGGTCAACAGCATTACATCACTCTGGATGAAAAAGGGTTTCTGTCAGACTACAAAAGGCATTCCAAAACAGAGCTTCACCAAAAGACCCACCTTAAATGGGAAAATGGTGAGAGAATGTCTTTTACACAGGATGTTGGTGGTGGACAGGGACGCGTTAAATTCTGCATATGCGATTGGACAGGGAACGGCGTGTTCGACATCGTTGTAGGTACACATTGCAAAGCTTCCATCCCGCCTGGCCCTAAAGGTCAACCGCGCCATACGACAAAGCAGGCTGGCATCTTTTTACTTGAGAACACTGGATCAAATGCTGTCCCGGTTTTCGCTCAACCAAGAGCTTTCACCTTCAGGGGTGAAGTTATTCAGATGGCCATGCATGTCGCATCGCCCGAAGTTGTGGACTGGACCGGAGCTGGAGCTCCTGGCCTTGTTGTTGGCGTTGAAGATGGTAGCCTGGTTTGGTTGGACCGACAGCAGCTTGGGCTTGCGGAGGATTTAAACTGA
- a CDS encoding shikimate dehydrogenase translates to MGVLGDPISQIKTPQAINLIFEKLGANVICIPLHISAVDLQIAWAGLKALRNLIGFGVTLPHKLEVFRLCDSVDEVAQRVGAVNVVRREQDGTFRGYQFDGLGFARGLEAQGHNIKGRDCLLLGAGGAASAIAHELIDRGASSLAIANRTRSKAEKLASCINDRAGRSVAYAADPNPVSGQLIINSTSLGMNLSDHMPVDPNCLDASMLVAEVIAKPEKTALLIEAEQRGAKIHSGIHMVNNQVDEIAKHLSENLPKAL, encoded by the coding sequence ATGGGTGTTCTGGGGGATCCGATATCTCAAATAAAAACGCCCCAAGCCATCAATCTGATCTTCGAAAAACTCGGTGCAAATGTTATTTGCATCCCCTTGCACATTTCTGCGGTCGATTTACAGATAGCCTGGGCGGGATTGAAGGCCCTCCGGAATTTAATCGGATTTGGTGTCACGCTCCCCCACAAGCTTGAGGTCTTTCGCCTCTGCGACAGCGTGGACGAGGTTGCACAACGGGTCGGAGCTGTGAATGTTGTGCGCCGTGAGCAAGATGGCACTTTTCGCGGTTACCAATTTGATGGATTGGGCTTTGCAAGAGGGCTCGAGGCACAAGGGCATAACATCAAAGGACGTGACTGTCTTTTGCTTGGCGCCGGAGGGGCCGCGTCGGCCATTGCCCATGAATTGATTGACCGCGGTGCATCTTCATTGGCAATTGCAAACAGAACACGTTCCAAAGCTGAGAAATTAGCTTCCTGCATCAATGACCGGGCTGGCCGGTCTGTTGCATATGCGGCAGACCCAAACCCAGTAAGCGGGCAATTGATCATCAATTCCACATCGCTTGGCATGAACCTCAGCGACCACATGCCGGTTGATCCAAACTGTCTTGACGCCAGCATGCTAGTCGCCGAAGTGATTGCAAAACCAGAAAAAACAGCTCTGCTGATTGAGGCTGAACAACGTGGCGCGAAAATCCATTCAGGAATTCATATGGTGAATAATCAGGTTGACGAAATCGCGAAGCATTTATCGGAAAACTTACCAAAAGCCTTGTGA
- a CDS encoding IclR family transcriptional regulator, which yields MPSMNIDRCFQVLEILCDNGQGLSLGEIAQKADIPKSATHRMLTSLCSAGYVTQLGSKNYRLSLSLPSLGLRFLSTTHIMDECQQVLDDLAAEVGELVRMCLVSNSNLVWIAKAQGAKNSLMIDPVMGQKVALHATATGKVWLASLTTETALRYVLRDGFGTREDHGPLVVQTIEELQAELIATSKRGYGLAIEEADPGIAAIAIGIPGSSPKAEIVGTVSIAGPHSRLQKEKLIDMLPSLQQAVRRLNGFDVLMRFVDS from the coding sequence ATGCCCTCCATGAACATCGACCGCTGCTTTCAGGTGTTGGAAATCCTGTGTGACAATGGTCAGGGGCTGTCATTGGGTGAAATTGCCCAAAAGGCAGACATACCCAAAAGTGCAACCCACAGGATGCTGACCTCGCTTTGTAGTGCTGGTTACGTGACACAGCTTGGGTCGAAAAACTACAGGCTCAGCCTGTCTCTCCCATCACTGGGGCTGCGATTTCTGTCTACGACCCATATTATGGACGAGTGTCAGCAAGTTCTTGATGATTTGGCGGCGGAGGTTGGTGAACTGGTCCGAATGTGCCTGGTCAGTAATTCCAACCTTGTTTGGATAGCAAAAGCGCAGGGCGCGAAGAACAGCCTGATGATAGATCCGGTTATGGGGCAAAAGGTTGCACTTCATGCGACGGCTACAGGCAAGGTATGGCTTGCTTCTCTGACGACAGAGACCGCGCTGCGCTATGTGCTTCGCGATGGCTTTGGAACGCGTGAAGATCACGGCCCATTGGTTGTTCAGACTATTGAAGAGCTTCAAGCAGAGTTGATTGCCACCAGCAAGCGCGGTTACGGACTGGCCATCGAAGAGGCGGATCCCGGGATTGCTGCAATTGCCATTGGAATACCCGGCAGCAGCCCCAAAGCAGAAATTGTTGGAACTGTTTCCATCGCCGGGCCGCACTCCAGATTGCAGAAGGAAAAACTCATCGACATGCTGCCCAGTTTGCAACAAGCGGTTCGACGATTAAATGGTTTTGACGTTCTTATGCGTTTCGTCGATTCCTGA
- a CDS encoding ABC transporter permease: MQFLAKLNRFYEPFLWFAGLLLLWEITVRAADVSAQVLPPPSAFLARIYEIRGELFYHSLMTTKIVLYGFFWGAVPGIFLGYLIANYKLAEKLIYPMVVFIQGLPKITLAPLMLVWFGFTDFPKVLLTALVTFFPILVDSVVGFKSVDYRHYYLSKSTGSTWWQTFWKFQLPSALPSIFSGFKITIVIAVTVVIVVEWLNSKNGIGYFVLRAMKAFDVTSVFAALVVGSLIGVLLSYLIVMIENYVIPWRRR; the protein is encoded by the coding sequence GTGCAATTCCTCGCAAAACTAAACAGGTTTTACGAACCGTTCCTGTGGTTTGCGGGACTCTTGTTGTTATGGGAGATAACGGTTCGCGCAGCAGATGTATCGGCGCAGGTTTTGCCGCCCCCATCTGCATTTCTGGCACGGATATACGAAATTCGTGGTGAGCTGTTTTATCACAGTCTGATGACCACCAAGATCGTTCTATACGGCTTTTTCTGGGGGGCTGTCCCGGGCATTTTTCTCGGCTATCTGATTGCGAATTACAAGCTTGCCGAAAAGCTCATTTATCCGATGGTCGTGTTTATCCAGGGATTGCCCAAAATTACTTTGGCGCCCTTGATGTTAGTGTGGTTCGGCTTCACAGATTTCCCAAAGGTACTTCTCACCGCGCTCGTTACCTTCTTCCCCATTCTGGTAGACAGTGTTGTAGGCTTCAAATCGGTTGATTATCGCCATTACTACCTAAGTAAGTCGACTGGCTCAACTTGGTGGCAGACATTTTGGAAGTTCCAGCTACCTTCCGCACTCCCAAGCATATTTTCAGGTTTCAAAATAACAATCGTCATAGCGGTCACGGTTGTCATCGTTGTCGAGTGGCTCAATTCGAAGAACGGCATTGGTTATTTTGTTCTGCGGGCGATGAAAGCATTCGACGTCACTTCCGTGTTTGCCGCTCTTGTCGTCGGATCACTTATTGGCGTCCTGTTGAGCTACCTCATCGTGATGATCGAGAATTACGTAATACCCTGGCGGAGAAGATAA
- a CDS encoding ABC transporter substrate-binding protein, with the protein MKHIFCKSGLLAIAAIASVAILPLNATADDKIKMTMNWTADTAHFGFAMAHKNGYYNDAGLDVEFEEGRGSAIAAQLVATGQADLGLADAGAALNVASKGAPIKVISTIWKAGQFGIQYLESSDITEPKDLVGKKLAVPPGSAMVPLVPAFLKANGIAESDVEIISVAQNAILGLLVSGGIDAVAEVPANTVVPLAEQGHKAGNMYFYNNGVPLVSLSLIAREDKLAANPDVYKKFIEASARGWQDAINDPEASVDALLALFPDTQKSKETLLAGAKYMYASVCPGGAGDVIGATDAATWDSIYGVMTTAMEFPTSKPVTDYYSLDYLPTTPVLCP; encoded by the coding sequence ATGAAACATATATTTTGCAAATCGGGTCTGTTGGCCATTGCAGCCATAGCATCAGTGGCGATCCTGCCTCTTAATGCTACTGCGGACGATAAGATCAAAATGACAATGAACTGGACCGCGGATACGGCCCATTTCGGCTTCGCGATGGCACATAAAAACGGCTACTATAATGACGCCGGGCTTGATGTGGAATTTGAAGAAGGTCGCGGGTCTGCGATTGCGGCACAGCTCGTGGCAACTGGTCAGGCAGACCTTGGTCTTGCTGACGCGGGAGCTGCCCTGAATGTCGCTTCGAAAGGCGCTCCCATCAAGGTGATCTCCACTATTTGGAAAGCGGGCCAGTTTGGAATCCAGTATCTTGAGTCATCAGATATTACCGAGCCAAAAGATCTGGTTGGTAAAAAGCTGGCTGTTCCACCAGGGTCTGCGATGGTTCCGTTGGTTCCTGCTTTTCTTAAGGCAAACGGAATTGCTGAATCCGATGTGGAAATTATCTCTGTTGCTCAAAACGCCATTTTGGGACTGCTTGTCTCCGGTGGGATTGACGCAGTGGCAGAAGTCCCGGCTAACACCGTCGTGCCGCTTGCCGAACAGGGTCACAAGGCTGGCAACATGTATTTTTACAACAATGGTGTTCCGCTGGTCAGCCTCAGCCTGATCGCCCGCGAAGACAAACTTGCCGCCAATCCGGACGTCTACAAGAAGTTCATCGAGGCTTCTGCTCGCGGTTGGCAAGACGCTATTAACGACCCCGAAGCCAGCGTTGATGCTCTGCTAGCGCTCTTCCCTGATACTCAGAAATCAAAAGAAACGTTACTGGCAGGTGCCAAATATATGTATGCATCAGTATGTCCAGGCGGAGCCGGCGACGTCATCGGTGCAACCGATGCTGCAACCTGGGACAGCATCTATGGTGTGATGACAACGGCAATGGAGTTCCCCACCTCGAAGCCAGTGACTGACTATTATTCACTGGACTATCTGCCAACTACGCCTGTGCTCTGCCCCTGA
- a CDS encoding ABC transporter permease encodes MTTKDHTKPTTSTTGDEAGHSSGRIFSGLQLFNQKWISALIYPVISVLFLLGLWQSLISVFGVPLWLLPGPFDFLARFFSDFELIFHHALATSKNLLLGFMVGVIVAVPLALIIVSVKTFERGLYPVIVFLNVMPKTIIAPILVLWFGVGPVISVVVVFLMCFFPILVDSMTGFKAVDPRLYYITRSMGASSLQTLIKVKLPASMGHIFSGMKIGIVKAAEGVIIAEFIASNEGLGFMMMRASGFMDMTLMFSGLIAAALVALIFNGLMSGAEKLLTPWARDHHA; translated from the coding sequence GTGACAACCAAAGACCATACAAAACCAACCACCAGCACGACTGGCGATGAAGCCGGGCATTCGTCTGGCCGCATATTTTCAGGCCTTCAGCTGTTCAATCAAAAATGGATTTCTGCTCTTATCTATCCGGTCATATCTGTGTTGTTTCTACTGGGTCTGTGGCAGTCGCTGATCAGTGTTTTTGGTGTGCCGCTCTGGTTACTGCCCGGACCGTTCGACTTTCTTGCCCGATTTTTCAGCGACTTCGAATTAATTTTTCACCACGCACTGGCAACATCAAAGAACCTGTTATTGGGTTTTATGGTGGGGGTCATTGTTGCTGTTCCACTAGCCTTGATAATCGTTTCGGTCAAAACGTTCGAACGTGGTCTTTATCCCGTGATCGTATTCCTGAATGTTATGCCCAAGACAATTATCGCCCCGATATTGGTTCTTTGGTTTGGTGTCGGCCCCGTAATTTCGGTCGTCGTGGTGTTCCTGATGTGCTTTTTTCCGATACTCGTCGACAGCATGACTGGATTCAAAGCTGTTGATCCCAGGCTCTATTACATCACCCGCTCAATGGGAGCCAGTTCGCTTCAAACACTCATTAAAGTAAAGCTGCCCGCATCCATGGGTCATATTTTTTCGGGTATGAAGATCGGCATAGTGAAGGCCGCCGAAGGCGTCATCATTGCCGAATTCATAGCCTCAAATGAGGGTCTGGGCTTCATGATGATGCGCGCTTCCGGATTCATGGACATGACGCTTATGTTTTCTGGTCTTATTGCCGCGGCACTTGTTGCACTCATCTTCAATGGCCTCATGAGCGGTGCGGAAAAATTATTGACGCCTTGGGCGCGAGACCATCATGCGTGA
- a CDS encoding ABC transporter ATP-binding protein yields MDNQSKPFAGALPAQNKILPKEIDMSAGASILARDLTKTYGTGPTAFHALGPIDLDIKPGEFVSIIGPSGCGKSTTMLMVSGLEPFSSGTVEIDGEPLTKPISEVGIVFQDHLLLEFRTAMKNVMLQQEIRGLDKAEIQDRANTLFERLKLTGSENRYPWQLSGGMRQRVSIARALVHEPSMLLMDEPFGALDAITRTQIRHDLEMLWLETRKTVIFITHSIEEAVGLSDRVLVMSHSPGTIVEEIKIDLPRPRPFHLGDYPEFAQYAHRIYAIFEKMGVYSFK; encoded by the coding sequence ATGGACAATCAGTCGAAACCATTCGCTGGCGCGCTGCCTGCACAAAACAAAATATTGCCCAAGGAAATTGATATGAGCGCAGGCGCCTCGATTTTGGCAAGAGATTTAACGAAGACATATGGAACAGGTCCAACTGCATTTCATGCTCTCGGTCCGATTGATCTGGACATAAAACCGGGAGAGTTTGTCAGCATTATTGGCCCGTCCGGCTGCGGTAAAAGTACCACCATGCTAATGGTCTCAGGCTTGGAGCCCTTTTCCTCCGGTACGGTTGAGATCGACGGCGAGCCTCTTACCAAACCAATATCTGAGGTCGGCATAGTATTTCAGGACCACCTTCTGCTTGAGTTTCGCACCGCGATGAAGAATGTGATGTTGCAACAGGAGATTAGAGGTCTTGATAAGGCGGAAATTCAGGATCGCGCCAACACGCTGTTTGAGCGCCTCAAACTAACCGGATCAGAAAACCGCTATCCATGGCAGCTTTCGGGCGGCATGCGGCAGCGCGTTTCAATCGCCAGAGCGCTGGTGCACGAACCTTCAATGTTGCTCATGGACGAGCCGTTTGGCGCCCTCGATGCGATTACACGGACTCAGATCCGCCATGATCTGGAGATGCTCTGGCTCGAAACACGCAAGACGGTCATTTTTATTACACACTCGATTGAAGAAGCCGTTGGTTTGTCAGACCGAGTGCTTGTGATGTCCCATAGCCCAGGGACAATTGTGGAAGAAATAAAGATAGACCTGCCACGCCCACGCCCGTTTCACCTGGGTGACTATCCCGAATTTGCCCAGTATGCGCACCGCATCTATGCAATCTTCGAAAAGATGGGCGTCTACAGTTTTAAATAA